Proteins from one Oncorhynchus masou masou isolate Uvic2021 chromosome 12, UVic_Omas_1.1, whole genome shotgun sequence genomic window:
- the LOC135549181 gene encoding odorant receptor 131-2-like, translated as MAVTNETFQESSFTYEQMIIFEMNERTMVKVAVAILMALFFIYINCVMIFAMSSKITFMEIPRYILFTHLLLNDSMQLLVSCLMYVFALVYLRLVKVVCGLFVMLGSGMSRVAPLNLALMSLERYAAICLPLRHSDIATPKRSGIAIAVIWLVIFINLIIDMLYSIVKDPGFFVTPIFCTRQKLFIALWQMQAFQGFNTFCFVAVSLIIIYTYIAIIVTARSASSDKTKASKAHKTVLLHLVQLGMSLSSFLYAPIESALASVGSTAIFIDLRYLNFLFLIILPRCLSPLIYGLRDDAVRPLFLHYLTCRTRKVKAAVMVQ; from the coding sequence ATGGCAGTAACCAATGAAACCTTTCAGGAGAGTTCTTTTACATATGAACAGATGATCATATTTGAGATGAATGAGAGGACTATGGTTAAAGTGGCAGTGGCAATCCTGATGGCTCTATTTTTTATCTACATAAATTGCGTGATGATTTTTGCTATGAGTAGCAAAATTACTTTTATGGAAATTCCCCGCTACATTCTCTTCACACATTTGCTATTAAATGACTCCATGCAGTTGCTGGTCAGCTGCCTTATGTATGTGTTTGCCTTGGTTTATCTACGATTGGTAAAGGTTGTCTGTGGACTGTTTGTCATGTTGGGCAGTGGCATGTCCCGTGTTGCCCCACTTAACCTGGCGTTGATGTCTCTAGAACGCTATGCAGCCATCTGCCTCCCTCTACGGCATAGTGACATAGCCACACCCAAAAGATCTGGCATTGCCATTGCTGTCATCTGGCTTGTCATATTCATAAATCTTATAATTGATATGCTTTATTCTATAGTAAAAGATCCCGGCTTTTTTGTTACCCCGATATTTTGCACACGGCAGAAGTTATTCATTGCGTTGTGGCAGATGCAAGCGTTTCAGGGGTTCAATACTTTTTGCTTTGTAGCTGTATCTCTCATCATCATTTACACATACATTGCCATAATTGTCACAGCCAGGTCTGCCTCTTCTGACAAAACGAAAGCCAGTAAGGCCCACAAGACAGTGCTGCTGCACCTGGTTCAGCTGggcatgtctctctcttcttttctgtACGCACCCATAGAAAGTGCACTGGCCAGTGTAGGCAgtactgccatctttattgaccTGCGATACTTAaacttcctcttcctcatcatccTGCCAAGATGTCTGAGCCCACTCATCTACGGGCTGAGGGATGATGCCGTACGACCCCTGTTCCTACACTACTTAACTTGCAGAACTAGAAAGGTCAAGGCTGCTGTGATGGTACAATAG